The DNA window TCTGCAAGTGCTGCGATTTCCTGGATCATCGAACAAAACAGTTCCCGCGGAGCGCCCTCTTCCTGAAAATCCCCCGCTACTGCGTTACAGTACAGTCCTGCTGCTCCGATCGGGGAGACATAGGAGAATTTTTCCAGTGCTTCTCTGCGGATATTTTCGGATAAAATACCGTCGATGGCACTGTCCGCAAAATCCTGACGGATCTCTTCGAATTCCGGTCTCCAGTCTGCTTTTTCTCGCACTCCATAAACAATCCGCAGGATCTTTCCATGCTGCAATAACACACCCGGTTCTTTGATGTTGGCAGATACATAGATGCATCCGTCTGTCACCAGAAGTTCCGGCAGTTTTTTTTGCAGTTTTGCACCGGTTCCATAGATATTCAGAATCGGAATCACGATCGTATCCGGTTTTGCCACGCGGCGGATAAACGGGACGGTATCTTCTAGTGAATACCCTTTTACACACACCAGGATCACATCCGGTTGTTCCTTGTAGTGTTCCATATCCGTTGCTTTCACAGCAATTGTCTCAGGATTCGGATCCCAGAGACGCTCCAGAGTCAATCCATGCTCTTTCATAGCTTCCAGATGACGGCCACGGGCAATCAGTGTCACATCTTTTCCTGCCTTTGTCATAAAATATCCCACAACTCCGCCGGTTCCTCCGGCTCCTATGATTGCATATTGCATTTGTGTTCTCCTTTTTTCTTTGCATCTGCCACAGATTCTGATAGTATTCAGAACATAATCATAATATTATGTACGAGATAGTTATTATTCACCAAATAACACTTCTCTGTTTGTTCCGTAAAAGATTTCATCATGACCGGACAATTTTTTCAGGATCTCTTCCATCCGATCCCAGTTCTGATCCACGTCAAACTCATAACTGTGTCCCCACAGATAGAAAAGCTGTGGTTCCTCACTGTCAGATGCCAGAAAACGGTCAATCAGATCCATCACATCCGCATCATTATGATGGCAGGTTGGATTCAGTGTCAGCGGCTCTTCCGGAATTCCAAAATTTCCGGTCCGCTCTACCGTACGGGAATAACGGATACCACAGGCACGCGCAATATCCACTACTGTATCGTTATAAGTACCAAACGGATACGCCATTCCCACAACAGGCTGCCCAAACCGTTCTTCCAGATTTTTCTTGTCTTCCAGAATCTCATTGCGGATCGTCTCTTCATCATATTTGGGAAGATCTGCATGCGTCAGACAATGTGCTGCAATCTCATGTCCCTGATACAGTTCTTTTAAACCTTCAGTGTTCATTCGATGAATCAGAAGCCCCTTGGGATGTTCCCATACATTTGCATAAGACTGCGTACCGCTGTTTAAGTTAAAGGTGCCTTTTACACCATAAGTATTCATCATTTCCACCAGACGGCGATCCTGTGTCACACCATCATCGTAACTGAATGTTACTGCTTTTTTCTTTCCATTCCACATAACACTTATCCTCCTTGGGCAATTTTAGTGTACCCAGTCATCTGTCACACTTTCTTTCATATTTATTACTCAAGCACTTTCTCTACCATCTGTGCATCGATCGTTATAGATTGCATATGATTGACTTCAATCTGATACAGAGCATTGGCTGCGATATGCTCTGCGGCCTGTTCCAGATCACGGATACCGCTGGTATTCGCATGTTTCTGAATGATTCTGTCCAGCCCCTCAGCTGTCAGAATAATTTCATTTTCTTTCAGACTCATTCGCTTCAGTACTTTCGGCAGTGCATATTTTGAGAAAATAATTTTCTTCTCTTCATCTGTATAATCCGGAATGTCGATCACCGCAAAACGGGACATCAGCGGTGCACTGATCTGGGATTTGTCGTTGGCGGTGGCGATCGGATAGACACCTACCGTAGGGATCATACATTCCATATAGTTATCGGTGAATCCCAGGTTATCAAGCAGGGTCAGCAGAACATCCGCCGGGTTTCCGTTTCCTTTTCCGGAGGCTGCTTTGTCCAGCTCGTTGATGATAAATACCAGATTGGACTCTCCTGCCATCGAAAATGCATCCATGATGATACCGGGTTTTGCATTGGCATAGACACGGGAGCTTCCGGTCAGCTGTTCCGGATCATTGATGGAACTCATATCCAGGGTTGTCCACGGCAGTTTCAGGATTCTTGCAACCGCATAGGCAATCTGTGATTTTCCTGTTCCGGCAGGTCCTACCAGAAGCAGACCGTATGCCGGTAACGTATGCGTACGGTTGATCTGGATGATCGTCTCGATAATTCTCTGTTTTACCTTCTCCATGCCGTACAGTTCTTCATCGAGGATTCTTCTTGCTTCCTGCGGGTCGATAGACTCAAAGTAATTACTCTTCCACTGTACATTCATCATAATCGACAGTGCTCTCTGTGCATGCCGTCTCTCTTCCGGAGATACCTCATGGGATTTTGCAACCGCCAGGTTTCTTCTCGCCCAGAGACGAATATTATCCGGCAGTGTTTTTCCGGCGCAGGTCATAAAGTCGGTGATGCTCTGTATACTGGTCAGTTTCATATCATCGCCGATTTCTTCTGCATCCTCATCTTCCTCGATTTCTTCCGGTGCATTGCTTGCCAGAAGACGTTCGATCATAAACTGTAAAAAACCATCCTCCGCCGAAAGTTTGGTGCCGCCGCCGAAAGCGATCTCACGGATCTTATAAACGGCATACCCATTTTCTCGGTTCTCACCGGACAGCCGGATATGAATATGATTGCCGCCGAGCCATTTTAACAGACTGACAAAACGGGCATCGATCTGCAGGATGTCCGCGGATACGATACCGTCTTCCTCCTCAAATTCAAAAGTTGTCTGTTTCGCCGGATTGGAAAAGAATCCGCTGGAATGATGTTTCCACTGCCGTTTTTTATTATCCAGCACCAGCATCGGGCGTTCCGGTGTAGCGGTGGATTCGTCGGAGCGGAAGGTTGTATAAGTACAGGTCAACGGTTTGTCTTTATCCGGGGTATTATTAAAATCAAATACTGGCATTGTAATTTCTCCTTTATCACCGTTCCGTTTTTAACTCTCATCACCGGAACAGTTCTTCTGTTTTTTCGATTTCCTTTTTTGCTCGTAACTGTGAAGGTACTGAACAGTTACCCTGTCACACTTTAACAGTTTACCATGATTTTCCGAAAAAAAAAAGTGAAAACGTTACTAAACCATTATGATCCGTCCCATTTCCGCTGAAGTTCTGTGGGAAATCGAGATTACCGTTCGGTTTTCCGATACGCGCCGCAGTGCCTGTAAGACTTCCTTTTCCGTCTCCACATCCAAATTTGCCGTGATCTCATCCAGCAACAGAATCGATGGTTCTGCAACTGCTGCCCTGGCGATGGATAACAATTGCCATTGCCCCTGCGAAAAGATCTCCGGGGTACACACGGTATCGTAGCCATTTTCCAGACTGGCGATCGAATCTTCAAGACCAGTCAGTCTTGCTGCCGCCTGCACCTGTTTTTCCGTGATGCTCCGATCATACAGTGTGATCTGCTCACGCACCGTACCCGGCACCATATGGAAAGACTGCTCCACATAGCCAAACAGCGATCTCCTTTCCTCTTCCGGAACTTCTGTAGCAGAAACATTACCGATCCGTATGCTTCCACTCTGCGGCTCATACAGACCAAGCAGCAGCTTCAGGATCGTACTCTTTCCGGCACCGGTACGCCCGGACAATGTGACCTGTTCGCCTTTTTTCACCTCAAAACTCACACCTTCCAGAACCAGATGTTCGTCATAGCCAAAGACTACATTTTCAAAGGATACCGCGGTCTGATCTCCGGCATCTGCCGTATGTATCTTATCTATTGTAACCTGTTTTTTCTGTTCACTGATATCTTTTGCTGTTTTCCGGACACCCTGTCGTTTTCCGCTCGCTCTGTCTGCTTCATCCGCCTCCAGATTGAAAAACTCATTGATTCTGTGAATACCTGCCATCGCTGACTGGATCGTCTGAATCTCCATACCAAGGCTTTCTACCGGTGTGAAAATCTGGGAAATATAATTGATCACGGCTACTGCTGTTCCGGCAGACATTCCAAAGAATGTCAGAATCTGCTGATCGCCAGATGCAGATAACAGCATCACAACAGCAACCACAACCGCGTTCAGGATCAGAATCACCGGTGAATAGATCGCATCATAGAAGTTCGTTCGTTCCATCGCCCGATAGCTGTCGCTGATATATTTGTCATACCGCTCTTCCATATATTTTTCTTTTCCAAAGCAATGGATCGTCCGAATATTGTGAATCGTCTCCGGCACATGACCTGAGGCACGGCCTACTGCTCTTCGATTCTCGATCTGCGCGGTTAACATATTTTTCTGTACATGTCTGGTAAACCAGAACAAAAATGGCAATAAAAACAGTAAAACCAACGTCAATCCCTTATTCCGAAACCAGATCACAGCCAGGATACTCAAGATCTTACACGTATCCGCAAACATACTGATGATTCCGGAAGTAAACAGGTTCTCTACCGTATCCACATCTCCCACAAACCTAGATACCATCGTTCCCGGCTCCTGCTGATTGATCGTATCTGCACTGAGGCCGAGAAACTTTTCCATCAGGCGGCTTCGAAGTGCATGCGTGATCTTCTGTCCGAAAACAGTCAGAAGACTCTCGCGCGCCGTATCCATAAAACCGGTCAGGGCAAGCACAACAAAATAGAGGACAAAGAACGAAAACGCTACCGCATCTCCTTCCGTAATACTGTCCACGATTTTTCCAAGAAGAAGCGGCGGGATCAGAGAGGCTCCGATGGCTCCAAGTACCGCGATCAGGATCCCGATCGACAGCCATTTTTGTCTTTTTACTGTAGTAATCAGAATATTTCGTACATTTCCTTTATGCTTCATGACTGTCCTCTCCTTCCTGTGTGGTAAATAATGCTGTATACGCCGGTACTTTCTGCAACAGTTCCTCATGTGTTCCTACGACTGTTTTTCCCTCGTCCATCCAGATGATCTGATCCATCTGTGGAAACAGATACAGTCGATGTGACAAAAGCAACACGATTGAATCACGGGTCATCGCCCGTACATTGGCAAACACTTCTTTCTCCGTCGATTTATCCAGTGCAGAAAACGGATCATCAAGTACCAGTAACGGCTTTTTATGGCACAGTGTTCTTGCCAGTGCCACACGCTGTGCCTGACCTCCGGAAAGGCGAACCCCACCATTTCCAATCAAGGTATCCTCTCCCTCTTCCATATCAGAAACTTCCCGGTCAATACACACTGCTTTCAGATAGGTTTTCAAATCTTTTTCGTCTCCCAACAACACATTATCTCTGACGCTGTCATGAAACAGCTCCGGATCATGCCCCAGGTAGGCTACGATACCCTTACGTTCTGCCTCTTCCATCTGCAGCAAATCTTTTCCTGCAAATCGTATCGTTCCCTCATATGGACATTCACATAAAAATAACTTCCCAAGAGTTGATTTTCCACAGGCTACCGGACCGGTCACGCCGATGATCTGTCCCGGTTTTGCTGAAAAAGTCACATGTTCCAGCACGCGCTTTCCATCCGGATAAGCAAATGAGACATCTTTTACTTCCAGATATCCAGGTCTCCATTCTTTTCCGTCTTCTTCCTCGTTTACCGAGTCAAGCAGCGGACGGATACGATTCCAGGAAACCTGCGCTTTATGTACGGCATTGAAGAGTTTTGCCGCACTGGATGATTTTGTAGAAAGCTTCACAAAGCATGCCAGAAACGTGGTAAATGTTGCGATTGACCAGCTGCTCCATCCGCTTCCCAGTATGTTTTTCTGACCAAAATACAGAATAAACAATACACTGGTCATAGAAATCACTTTATAAATCGGAGGCATGGCACTGTTCCAGATATTTGCCTTTACCGCGGATGTTTCATAATCGGTAAGATTCTTCTCATAAGCCATCTGCCGGTCTCTCTCACAGCCAAACACCCGGTAGGTGACAGCGTTCTGTGCACGATCAAGAGTCACTGCGCTCAATACTCCGCACTGCTTTTTATATGCTGCTCCGGTTCTCTGGATCATCCGTTTCATCTTCTCCGCTGTAATATATGAAATCGGCGGAAAGATCATACACAGCAGAGCAAGCCGCCAGTCATACCACAAAAGCATGCCTGCATAGGCAGTCAGAGCCACACCGGTATCAAAAATCTCCGTCGTGAATTTACGCATTCCCTCCACACAATCATCTACATCCAGGATGGCTTTTGTCATGATGGTTCCTTCCCCTTCTTCCCGAAGACTCGCCCTCCCCCTGGTCACAAGACTGTGATACAGGATCTCTTTCATTCTCCGGTTTACATTATTTGCAAACCTGCGTACATAAAAACGTTTGACATATCTGGATACCTGTACGATCCCGATTGCTGCCACATAACCGATTACAAGAAACAGCATATTGGCAAAAGTTCCGCTGCCTCTCAGAATATCCACCAACATTCCCGTCATCCGTCCCTCAAACCACGGTTCCGCCAGAAGTCCCAGGTTATAGATCAGGCCGGAGATTGTAATTGTAAGAAGAACTTTCCATTCTACCCGAAAATACGAACCGATTTTTTCCGGACAAAACTTCTCATCCTCTCTCTTCTTTTGCAGTTCCTTGTTTTTCATCCCCGTCATTCTCCTCTTTTGCCAAAATCCGTGTAATATTTTCAAATCCTGCCTATCGTTCTCTTTTTCTATTCGTATAAGAGCTTCAAATATCTCCCTCTTTATATTTTTTCATTAATTTAGCCAGTGCTTTATTTTCTCCTGCAAGAATCAAAATCTCTCCTCTGCACAGGTTTTCTTCCGGATTGATGCTGACGCAAATCGTTTCCCCCCTCTTGATTGCAATAACATTAATTTCATATTTTTTTCGAAGATTCAGTTCTTCCAGATTATGATCGATCCAACTATCCGGAACCGCAAGTTCTACCATCGAAAAGGAATCTGACAGCATAAAGAAATCCTGAAATCCTCCTGAAATCAGGTTTTTACCAAGACGGATACCCGTTTCGATTTCGGCCATCACTACACGGTCTGCACCGATCTTTTTCAGAATCTTGGCATGCATCTGATTCATCCCCTTGGCGATTACCAGTGGCACACCTGCCTCTTTTGCCTGCAATGTCGCCAGAATGCTTGACTCCATATCTTCTGAGATCCCTACGATCACCACATCCATGTTACTGATTCCCAGCGATTCAAATACACGGCTGTCCGTCACATCTGCCCTTGCAGCATAAGTCACATAATCTGCTATCTCCTGCACCAGTTCCTGGTCTTTATCCACTGCCAGAACCTGTTTTCCTGCCTGTGACAGTGTCTGTGCCACAGCATAACCGAATTTTCCAAGTCCGATTACTGCATATTGTTTATCCATGATTTTAATTTTCCTTTCTGTTAATCTGTTCTCCCCTATTCTTTTATCCAATCAGAATCCTCTGTTCCGGTCTCTGAATATCCGCATCCACATGTCTTGTTCTGCGCCCAAGGGCTACCGCAAGTGTAATCGGCCCGATTCGTCCCATATACATAACAAGTATAACAATGATTTTCCCTGCTGTCGGAAGCTGTGAAGTCAGAGAACGGGTCAGTCCCACCGTCGCCACCGCCGAAACAACCTCATAGGCACAGTCCAGAAGCGGATAACCACTGACGGCAACCAGAAGGATTGTGGCCGTAAGAGCAGTAGCCAGTGCAAAAAAGAAAATCACCACCGCAGAGCGGATATTTTCTTCCACAACTTTTCTTCCCCATACTACCGTATCATGATTTCCACTGATATAAGAAGTAACCAGCACGATAAGAAGAGCAACCGTAATTGTCTTCACACCACCGGCTGTTCCCATCGGTGAACCGCCGATAAACATCAGAATCATGCTCACCATCGCAGACCCATCCGTAAAATTTTTCTGTGGAATCGTCTCAAATCCGGCTGTTCTTGTTGTTATGGACTGAAAAAAAGCAGCCATCACTTTCTCTCCCGGTTTCAGATCTCCGAGAGACCCTGTATGATTCCAGTCCAACAGGAGGATCAGAAGTGCCCCGCCTGTGATCAGGATTACTGTCGTCGTCAATACCAGTTTTGTATGAAGGGTAAATCCGCGGATAAAATTTTTTCTGGTTCGTTTTCCTCTCAGCAGATCCTGCACATGCTCGATCACTTCCCACCAGACGGGGAAGCCAAGTCCGCTCAAGATAATTAGTCCCATGGTTGTAACATTCATCAGAGGATTGGTTACAAAAGGCGCAAAAGAAGATTCACCTACCAGATCGATTCCTGCATTGCAAAACGCGGATATCGAATGGAAAATACTGTACCCGATTCCTCTCCACAATCCATAATGAGGAACAAACCAAAAGCTATAACATATCGCTCCTGCAATCTCAACCACCGCTGTTCCGATCAGGAGTCTTCTGACAATTCCCACGCTTCCTTTCAGCACCGGCAGATTATAGGTATCCTGAATCAGTTTGCGACTCTGCAGGCTGATTTTTCTTCGCAAAACCAGAAATATCATGATCAGACATGCCATGATTCCAAGCCCGCCAAACTGAATCAGCCCCAGAATCACAATTTTTCCAAACACGCTCCAGGTGGTTGCAGTGGGCACGGTCACAAGGCCGGTTACACACACAGATGTAGTCGCCGTAAATAACGCATCAAGCCAATATACGCCCTTTCCACTGGCCGATGAAACCGGCAGACACAAAAGAAGCGTTCCCAGTATGATCACTACACCAAATCCGGTCATCATAATTCTTTCTGCCGGCGTATGCCACTGCCTTTTTTTCTGTTTTTCAGACATCCTCTTTTTCTCTTCTTTCCTATATTTTTTCCAAAATATCAACTTTCTGTTTCATTTCTGATATTTTACAACCAATGATTCTTCTTTTAGAATCCGAAATCTGCATAATCCTCCGGAAGAAATCTGTGGTAAATGATATGGCAGCCCTCATCTTTAAAACAGTAGTAATATGGATCTTCCGAGTCCACAAAGCGGATCATCAGGTCAAATTCTCCGTTGTCCATCGGTTCCATCGCGCACTCAGATGTCTGACTGCGGAATAATTCTTTTACCTCATCCAACGTCGTTCCGTGTTTTGTAAGCAACTGTACCAGTGCAAAGATAAATGCATTCTCGTCCCGGTGTTCGTGCACATATTCTGTCGCATGTTCCGACAGAAAGAAGCAGAAACGATCTCCTTTGTGCGATACCTGTACTTCCCCGAATATTTCTTTTGTTGCCCTCGGAAATCCTTCCAGTGACTCCTGCATCGCCTCCGCATCACCTTCGCTTTCAAAAAAATGATGCAGAGAACTCAAAGGATAATACAGCCGGATCGGTTCTTTCATATATCCAAGCTTTGCCTGTTCCTCTGCAATCACATCGATCAGACTGTCCTGCAGTTTTTTATATCCATTTTCGTACATAATTCTATAATCCTTTCTGGCTGGCCCCTTCGACCGCCGGTCGTCGATGGTGTCAGGCACCATTAAATTTTTATGAAATATTTTCACAGCTATGTGAATTATATAATCTCACGGATATTTTCGCAAGCAGAAAGAACATCCTGTACATTTAAAACTGTACAGGATGTTCTCCCTTACACTTTTATTCTTTATTTCATACTGTCGGGTTATTCTTCCCCTTTGTCTACCTTGCTGGCTCTTGCTTCAATTTCTCTTTCCTGTACATCGCCAGGTGCCTGCTCGTAACGGGCAAATGTATAAGAGAAATCACCGGCTCCACCTGTCATGGAACGAAGTACCGTTGCATATCCGTAGATCTCCAGTTCCGGAACATCTGCTTCTACGATGGTATATCCCTGTTTATCCGGGTTCATACCAAGCACACGACCACGCCGTTTGTTCAGATCACCCATAACATCACCGGTAAATTTATCCGGTACACGGATCTGCATATTTACGATAGGCTCTAACAGAACCGGCGAAGCTGCCAGGAAACCGTCTTTGAATGCCATCTTTGTTGCTGTCTTGAATGCCATCTCAGAAGAATCTACCGGATGATAAGATCCATCATACAGAACCGCTTTCACACCGACTACCGGGTATGCCGCCAGAGGACCGGATACTACAGATTCCTGCAGACCTTTTTCTACTGCCGGGAAGTAGTTCTTCGGAACGGCTCCGCCGACAACGATCTGCTCAAATACATATGGTGTATCCAGATCACCGGATGGTTCAAAGGTCATCTTTACATGACCATACTGGCCATGTCCACCGGACTGTTTTTTATATTTTTTATCAATATCTGATTTTTTACGAATGGTCTCACGGAAAGCTACTTTCGGTTTGGAAAGTTCCACATTCACTTTATACTGTTCCTGCAGTTTGCTGACGATCACGTCTATATGCTGGTCACCCATGCCATAAAGAAGAGTCTGACGGTTTGCAGAATCATTGACTACTTTCATTGTCAGATCTTCCTGACACATCTTGGAGAGTGCCTGGGAAATCTTATCCATATCTGCTTTGTTCACTGCTTTGTAGCGTTTGCAGGTATATGGAATGGAAATCTCCGGTTTGCCGTAGAATACCGGGACAGCTTTTGTTGCCAGAGTATCGCCAGTACGCAGTTCGTTAATTTTGGCTACGGCTCCGATATCACCTGCATGAAGTTCCGGAACCTCAATCGGTTTTGATCCTTCCATAACATACAGCTTGCCGATCTTCAGTTCTTCTTCTCTTTCTACATTATATAAGGTATCTCCGGACTTGATAACACCGGAACAAACTTTCAACAGTGAGTATTTTCCGATAAACGGATCTACGATCGTCTTGAAGACCTGTGCGGATTTTGGCATGGTGAAATCATAGTCAGCTTCGAAAATTTCACTGGTTGATTTTACGATACCGGCGCGTTCTCTCAGATTCGGGCTCGGGAAGTATCCACAGATATCGTCTAACAGGATCTTAACACCCTGCAGATTGACCGGAGATCCCATGCATACAGGAACCAGACTTCCATCACCTACGCACATGGATAATGCTGCGGAAATCTCGGTTACGGAGAATTCTTCGCCCGCAAAATAGCGATCCATGAATTCTTCACTGGTCTCTGCTACGGCTTCGAGTAAGATCTCTCTGTATTTTTCCAGATATTCTTTGGAATATTCCGGGACCTCACATTCTTCTTTTTTGTCTTTTTCGATGTAACGACGACCTTTGTTCTTTACGATGTTGATATATCCGACAAATTTTCCGTCTTCACGAAGCGGCATGTGCAGCGGAGCGATCCGCTTGCCATACAGCTCGGTCAGATCTTCTACTACCTGACGGTAGCTGACATCATCCATATCCATCTCTGTTACGAAGAACATACGCGGCAGTCTGTATTTTTCACACAGTTCCCATGCTTTCTGGGTTCCTACCTGTACGCCTGATTTACCGGAGATCACGATCACTGCTGCGTCGGCGGCTGCAACTGCCTCTTCAGCTTCTCCTACGAAATCAAAGAATCCAGGTGTATCTAAAATATTTACTTTTACCTTATCCCATACAACCGGCACGGTGGAAGTACTGATCGAGAATTTTCTCTTGATCTCTTCTTTGTCGTAATCACTGATGGTATTGCCATCTGTCACCTTGCCTAAACGATTTGTAATACCTGAAAGATAAGCCATAGCTTCTGTCAGTGTAGTCTTACCTGCTCCGCCATGACCAAGCAGCACTACATTCCTTATTCGGTCAGTTCTAAAAACGTCCATATGTAATACCTCCCAAAAATTAGTATGGTTATATATTACTAAATTTCTTCGAATATTTCAAGTTATTTATGAAATATTGACAATTATTTTCCGAACTTTTTTGATCTATGTTTGTATATTTTATGTTTTTTGTGTATAAATTGTTTCTTTTTTGTATATTTTATCTTCATTTTATGAAATTTTTCTCAGAGGAACTGTTTTTTCTATACTGTGTGCCTTTTTCTCTTCTCTTTTCCTTCTATGCTTTTTGGCGTTAAAGTTCCATAGTTTAAAGTGCTAAATCATTGACTTTTCCCCTCCTGTGTTTTACAATGGTGAAAGTACGCAAAATACACGCGTAATTACGGAGAAAGGATTTTGACAGACAACTATGAGTGATTCACTGAATATAGGATTTATCGGTCTGGGGCTGATCGGCGGATCCATCGCCAAATCTCTGAAACGTTTTCACCCGCAGACTAGAATTTTTGCATATACCAGAACGGAAGCTACGCTGGATCTTGCCGTGTCTGAGGGTATTGTGGATGTAAAATGTACGAAAGAAGATGAGGCATTTGCTTCCTGCGATTATATTTTCCTCTGCGCGCCGGTTCACGACAATATTTCTTATCTTGAATGGCTGAAGGATCATATAAGTCCGGACTGTATTATTACGGATGTGGGAAGTGTAAAAGGTGAGATCCATCAGGCGGTTCAGAAACTTGGTCTGGACGATCATTTCATCGGAGGACATCCAATGGCAGGTTCCGAAAAGACCGGTTTTGAAAATGCTACCGACATGCTGATTGAAAATGCTTACTATATTCTGACGCCGGGCGGACAGATTGATATCCCACGCCTGACACAGTTTATGGAGCTGATTTCTTCTCTGGGAGCGATCCCTCTGGTACTTACTTATGAAGAGCATGATTACATCACCGCAGCTGTGAGCCACCTGCCACACATCATCGCTTCTACGCTGGTCAACGCCGTACAGAAGATGGATACGCCGGAGGAAAATATGAAACTGATCGCAGCCGGAGGTTTTAAGGATATTACCCGTATTGCCTCTTCTTCTCCTGTGATGTGGCAGCAGATCTGCCTGGAAAACCGGTCAATGATCTCCAAAGTGCTCGACGAGTATATCCGCCTGATCGTACAGGCAAAATGCTGGGTGGATAATGGTGATTCAGATGAAATCTATAATATGTTCAGTAATTCCAGAGAATACCGCAATTCTCTTCCGGAAGCGAGCAAAGGGGTAATCGAGAAGATTTATGCCTTTTACTGTGATATTTATGACGAAGCCGGTGGTATCGCTACAATTGCCACACTGCTTGCGATGAATTCAATTAGTATTAAAAATATCGGCATCATTCACAACAGAGAATTCGAGGAAGGTGTTCTTCGGATCGAGTTTTATGATGAGGAATCCTGTGTGAAGGCACAGGGTGTTTTGAAAGAACGGAATTATACACTTCATATTCGGTAAGGAGGATGTACATATGGAACTTATGCAGGCAAAAATGCCTCTTCGCGGAGAGGTGAAGATTCCGGGAGACAAGTCGATCTCCCACCGCGCTGTGATGTTTGGTGCACTGGCTGACGGTACGACAAGAGTGACGAATTTTTTGCAGGGAGCGGATTGTCTTTCTACGATCTCCTGTTTCCGCAAGTTAGGAATCGATATTGAAAATACACAGGAGGAAATCCGGATTCATGGGAAAGGCCTTCACGGGCTTACTGCTCCGACAGAGATTCTGGATACCGGTAACAGTGGAACTACAACACGACTGATCTCCGGTATTCTTGCCGGTCAGAATTTTACCACAACACTTACCGGTGACGCATCGATCCAGAGCCGGCCGATGGGAAGAATCATCAAACCGCTTTCTATGATGGGTGCTAC is part of the Blautia faecicola genome and encodes:
- a CDS encoding ABC transporter ATP-binding protein is translated as MKHKGNVRNILITTVKRQKWLSIGILIAVLGAIGASLIPPLLLGKIVDSITEGDAVAFSFFVLYFVVLALTGFMDTARESLLTVFGQKITHALRSRLMEKFLGLSADTINQQEPGTMVSRFVGDVDTVENLFTSGIISMFADTCKILSILAVIWFRNKGLTLVLLFLLPFLFWFTRHVQKNMLTAQIENRRAVGRASGHVPETIHNIRTIHCFGKEKYMEERYDKYISDSYRAMERTNFYDAIYSPVILILNAVVVAVVMLLSASGDQQILTFFGMSAGTAVAVINYISQIFTPVESLGMEIQTIQSAMAGIHRINEFFNLEADEADRASGKRQGVRKTAKDISEQKKQVTIDKIHTADAGDQTAVSFENVVFGYDEHLVLEGVSFEVKKGEQVTLSGRTGAGKSTILKLLLGLYEPQSGSIRIGNVSATEVPEEERRSLFGYVEQSFHMVPGTVREQITLYDRSITEKQVQAAARLTGLEDSIASLENGYDTVCTPEIFSQGQWQLLSIARAAVAEPSILLLDEITANLDVETEKEVLQALRRVSENRTVISISHRTSAEMGRIIMV
- a CDS encoding AAA family ATPase, coding for MPVFDFNNTPDKDKPLTCTYTTFRSDESTATPERPMLVLDNKKRQWKHHSSGFFSNPAKQTTFEFEEEDGIVSADILQIDARFVSLLKWLGGNHIHIRLSGENRENGYAVYKIREIAFGGGTKLSAEDGFLQFMIERLLASNAPEEIEEDEDAEEIGDDMKLTSIQSITDFMTCAGKTLPDNIRLWARRNLAVAKSHEVSPEERRHAQRALSIMMNVQWKSNYFESIDPQEARRILDEELYGMEKVKQRIIETIIQINRTHTLPAYGLLLVGPAGTGKSQIAYAVARILKLPWTTLDMSSINDPEQLTGSSRVYANAKPGIIMDAFSMAGESNLVFIINELDKAASGKGNGNPADVLLTLLDNLGFTDNYMECMIPTVGVYPIATANDKSQISAPLMSRFAVIDIPDYTDEEKKIIFSKYALPKVLKRMSLKENEIILTAEGLDRIIQKHANTSGIRDLEQAAEHIAANALYQIEVNHMQSITIDAQMVEKVLE
- a CDS encoding polysaccharide deacetylase family protein, with product MWNGKKKAVTFSYDDGVTQDRRLVEMMNTYGVKGTFNLNSGTQSYANVWEHPKGLLIHRMNTEGLKELYQGHEIAAHCLTHADLPKYDEETIRNEILEDKKNLEERFGQPVVGMAYPFGTYNDTVVDIARACGIRYSRTVERTGNFGIPEEPLTLNPTCHHNDADVMDLIDRFLASDSEEPQLFYLWGHSYEFDVDQNWDRMEEILKKLSGHDEIFYGTNREVLFGE
- a CDS encoding potassium channel family protein; amino-acid sequence: MDKQYAVIGLGKFGYAVAQTLSQAGKQVLAVDKDQELVQEIADYVTYAARADVTDSRVFESLGISNMDVVIVGISEDMESSILATLQAKEAGVPLVIAKGMNQMHAKILKKIGADRVVMAEIETGIRLGKNLISGGFQDFFMLSDSFSMVELAVPDSWIDHNLEELNLRKKYEINVIAIKRGETICVSINPEENLCRGEILILAGENKALAKLMKKYKEGDI
- a CDS encoding ABC transporter ATP-binding protein, with translation MKNKELQKKREDEKFCPEKIGSYFRVEWKVLLTITISGLIYNLGLLAEPWFEGRMTGMLVDILRGSGTFANMLFLVIGYVAAIGIVQVSRYVKRFYVRRFANNVNRRMKEILYHSLVTRGRASLREEGEGTIMTKAILDVDDCVEGMRKFTTEIFDTGVALTAYAGMLLWYDWRLALLCMIFPPISYITAEKMKRMIQRTGAAYKKQCGVLSAVTLDRAQNAVTYRVFGCERDRQMAYEKNLTDYETSAVKANIWNSAMPPIYKVISMTSVLFILYFGQKNILGSGWSSWSIATFTTFLACFVKLSTKSSSAAKLFNAVHKAQVSWNRIRPLLDSVNEEEDGKEWRPGYLEVKDVSFAYPDGKRVLEHVTFSAKPGQIIGVTGPVACGKSTLGKLFLCECPYEGTIRFAGKDLLQMEEAERKGIVAYLGHDPELFHDSVRDNVLLGDEKDLKTYLKAVCIDREVSDMEEGEDTLIGNGGVRLSGGQAQRVALARTLCHKKPLLVLDDPFSALDKSTEKEVFANVRAMTRDSIVLLLSHRLYLFPQMDQIIWMDEGKTVVGTHEELLQKVPAYTALFTTQEGEDSHEA